DNA sequence from the Nicotiana tomentosiformis chromosome 3, ASM39032v3, whole genome shotgun sequence genome:
CAAGAAaattccctcatcacttctgtcaTCAAAATTACCTAGAGCTTCTTTCCCATTATTATGCACAAAATATTGCACCCAAAGGCTCTCAAGTGAGTgatgttgggttttcttcctcgaAGTAACTCAAAAGGAGTTTTCTCAAGAATGGGTTTGACCATGCATCTATTTAGTAGATAGCAAGCTGTATTGATTGCCTCAGCCCAGAAATTCTTAGGCAGTCCATAGGCAATCAACATGGTCCTCCCCATGTCTTCTAAGtatctattctttctttctacaaccccattttgttgtggagttctaggTGCAGAGAAATTATAATCAATGCCATGTGATCCACAAAACTCAAGGAATTGTATTTTCAAATTCAGTTCCATGGTCAGTTCTTATACTTAAAACATTACATCTTAGCTTTTATTGAATCATTCTGACAAATACACAGAAAACATCAATGTTTCATCTTTGGATACTAAAAATAGAGTCCAGGTATACCTGGAGAagtcatcaacaatcacaaacACACACCTCTTACCTCCTATGCTCCttattctcattggtccacatagatccatgtGAAGGAGTTCTAGAGGTTTAGAAGTACTTACAAACTTCTTAGATTTTTGACCTAACATGTTTCCCTCTAACACAGACATCACATACCTTGTCATAGGTGAACTCAACTTTAGGTAGCCCAAGGACCAAGTCCTTTGCTGCCAACTTATTGAGGTGAGAGAGACTGGCATGTCCCAGTCTTCTATGCCATAATAGTGGATCATCTTCCACTACACTCAAGCATGTGTTCTCACTCTGGGGAAGTGACATAATTTATATCTTGTAGACATTGTTATGTCTCTTTCCCTTTAGCACAATTTCATCAGTATCAAGCTTAGTGACAATGCAGattttggaattgaattttaCCTCATTTCCTTTGTCGCACATTTGAGAGATGCTAAGAAGATTGTTTAAGACCTACCACGTAATACACATCTTCTATAGCATGAGAGAGTGACTTACCATCCTTGCCAATACCTGTTATCTGGCCCTTTTCCTATTTTCAAATGACACACTCCCTCTTTGGAAGGCTGTCAGTGAGAGGATGTTTTTCTTTTCTCCAGTCATATGTCTTGAGCATCCACTGTCTAGATACCAGTCCTGATTGGTTCCTCTCACCTTATCCTGCACCAAAATTCACAAGTTAGTTTTGGGAAACCAGACTAGCTTGGGTCCCTTTTTGTTGGAAAAAGGATGAATCAGATCCCTTCTTGCCCAGAAGGGGAGAGAATTAGAAGATATTTTCTTGTTAACCTTAATCCATTTAGTATGGACATGAGGATTAACCTTTGGATCCTCTTCCTTCTTCACATTTTTTGCAATGCCAAAGGTGTTTCTAAACTGAGCATGAATTAAGGCAGGGCAAGTATCTCTAAAGTGTACTACTCTTCCACAATGAGTGCACATGTCATTATCAGAAATTCCTACATACTTCGGGTCAAACTTAGGGACAGGTTTTCTGTAGTCAATTCCAGATTTGTTAGAGCTACAATTTTCATTCAGCCAATTCAAGGCATCAGAAGAACTATGTTATTTGCTTAGTCTAAAGAGTTCATAATTAGTCTTTTCTAGGTTTTCATACAGGACTTTATTTCTACATTCAGCATCACAAAGATTATCATTAGTAATATTTAATTCCTTTTCAAGCTTATCCTGCAGATCACTCATTTTTCCTTTGCAATGTGTATCAAGAGACTTCTCATTCTCAGAAGTAAGTTCAAGAACCTGGTTCTTAAGGTCTTTGACCTGTTTCTCTAAACTAACTTTATCAGATTCAAGCTCTTTGATATCAAGTTTGACACAAGAAAGGTTGCTCATTAGCTGATCATTTCCATTACTCATTTTATCCATTTCATTTATTAAGGTCACAATTATGGCCATCAGTTGCTTTTTGGATataacatgaatattttctttcaagtCAGATATACTTACCTAGTTTGCCTCATCTTCAGTTTCTGAATCACTCATGATCATCATTCCTATCACTTCTTCCTCAAGTTTTGATTCTCTAATCGCCATCAGATCCACTTTGATGTTTTCACTTTCAAAGTCAGTTTCTAAGGTTCTCCATATATCATGAGCAGAGATACAAGAGGACACTCTGAGGAGAGTGTTTCTAGACAGACTTCTGTAGAGCAAGTCCtttgctttagcatttttctGAACTAGTTGACGATATTCCTCATCATATTCCTCCTCTCTTTTGTTGCACTTGTTACCTTCACCATCCAATTTGGTTGGGAGAATTGGTCCATGACTGACAATTATCCATAGGTCAAAGTTATTAGCCTGAAGAAATGTTTCCTTACGTAGCTTCCATTCATCATAGTGGTGTTCATCAAACAAAGTAGGTCTCCCAATGTGCATTCCAAGTTGTACTGGGGGTTCTGTCTTCAAAGCTTGGTGTTCATCAATCACAACATAGAGACTTATAGCCTCATCCTCCTTTTCTTCCTCTTGATCACTCCCACTATCCTCATATGTTACCAAGAATGCCTGTTTCATTGCTTCAGTAAATCCCTTGCCTAGGATTTTTCCTTTGTTGGAACctttttctctcatcttctcCCATTTCTCCATTTCAGCTCGTTCTTTGCTCCGCTTGATTTTCCACATTGGGCAGTTCTTTACCATGTGATCTAGCTTGCCACACTTGTAACACCCATTATAGTTAGCTTTGTCGATCTGCTTGTGCTTACTACTGGTCTCTCTCTCTTGGATGCACTTTTGGAATTCTTCATGAACCTCTTGAACTTGGCAAACATTGTTAGATTAGGATAATCATAGTCAGATTCATCATCCTCAGATGCTTTAAGAACCAAGGCCTTATCCTTCTTTGGTTCTTCTTTGCACAGTTCTATCTCtctcatttcatgagtttttaagttTCCAACTAACTCATCAAGTGAGATTTTATCCAATTCCTTGGCTTCGTGGATTGCAGTGACTTTTGATTCCCATGAAGCTGGAAGAATTCTTAGAACTTTGCTAACCAACTCTTATGAGGTAAACACCTTTCTAAGTGATTTCAGTTCATTGGTTATTATAGTGAACCTAGTCATCATATCCTGGATGGGCTCAGACTCCTTCATGGAGAAAAGCTCATAGTTTCTCACGAGTAGTTCAATCCTTGATCTCTTTACTTGATTTGTTCCTTCATGAGCAGTTTGGAGTGCATCCCATATATGCTTCGCATTAGAGCCCACATAAATTCTATTGTACTCATCAGGACCAAGTCTACAAATAAGGATTTTCTTAGCCTTTGCATTCTTCTCCATTATTCTGAAATTTGCTGCCACAAATTCAGAGGGGTCCTTAGGAACTGTTTCACTTTGTGCATTTTGTTTAGTAGGAATCAATGGACCTTGGTTAACTATGTGGTCCATAGTTCATAGTCTTCAGCTGTCAAGAAATCTTCCATTCTTGCTTTCCACCAACTGTAATATTTTTCATTGAATAGGGGTGGTCTGGTGGTTGATTGACCTTTATTAATTCCAGGTGGAGCACTCATCTTTCTTCCAAGATCTCTCTAGGTGTTAGCTGTGTAAATGAGAGAAcatgctctaataccaattgttaATTTGAGTGCCCGTATGGATTACTAAAGAACTTGATTCTTTACCGTATTTTTAGGCATAAAGTAAATAAGCAATAAAATGAACACATCGATTTTACGTAGAAAATCACCCagctcaaaaggtgcaaaaaccacgacctaccacgtaggattttcaactccaactctactagaacaatgagccaaaatgtatcaattacaAGACTATAATTCAATAATCTCGAGTACTCCTACTACTTCTATTTGAttcacaagttactctaacttgtaaagcaaAATACTCACTTCAACTCACTAATTGTTTATGACGtttgattacaactcaatttcctaaaacacATTCATTGGACTGACTCGGAAGAATACAAAGCAAGTACTCAACACAAGTAAAAACAACTTATGACACTTTAGTTGATGTGTAAAAGGATAGTTCAGAAGTCCAAAATCAATCCTATTTAAAATACCACTTGAGATCTTCTAGAAGTCCTATTCATAGTAAGCTTCCTCTTTGATAGGACTCCTAGTATTCCAAGGATATCACAAGCTTTGGGACTTTGTCTCTGACTGAATTATCCGTATCTTCTTGAGCAATGACCCTTATCACTTATAGCAGCCATCTTCCACCAAACTCGGACCTGGGTAACTTTGACATAAAGTTAGTGTCTTGTACATACATACAAGTATCAATCACGAGGAGCTGATCCTTTAACCTGTGGAGCTGGTTCTTCACAACAGTTAAGCAGCTACATTAAGAACCTGGTTCTTTGAGCAGTTAGTcatactttgttaatcatcaaaacatcAATACTCAACAGGGAGAAAATTTCAGTTTAATCTAGAACCTAACTTCTTCACTTGAGATCTGACACTAGAGCAAATCTTTGATCAAAACGACCAATTACTCTAATTTGGACAATTGAGCCGCTGTTttatataacaacaacaaattaacATCAATAAAGATTTTGCTTTTGCTGTCACTCCGTGTGTTCATTTGGAAAATCCCATAGCTATTACAGGTAGTTGAGAGCAAATAGTAAAAAAATGCTGATGCCTGGAAATGAAAAGGACAGAACGACCATTTTATCCACGGCAGGCTATAAACAGGCATGCCTACTAACCGACTTTCTCTGTAATTCCCCTAATTTATTGCCTTTGAATTTGATTTCAATAGTAAATGAAAAAGAGATTAAAGAGAGAACCAACAGTGCTGAAAGCGACTAAAAAAAGGCATGCTAGATGATGTATAGGCATTTCTAGGAAAAATTTCCTAGAGATAAAAAGGTACTgggaaaatttattaaatatactTGATGGTATAATCcgaagaaaaattgaaaaaaaatgctCGAGAGCAAAATATAAAGAGTAAAAGGTGGTTTCCTCTAGCAAGAAAGGGATTTGATCACTCCTAGGACTTATCTTCAAGGTACATTGAGTTAGAGGCAGCAAGAAGAGCTGCACCAATGCCAGAACCATCATTGGAGTGCTCGAAAACAATGCTTGTCGCCAATTCATCTCCAAGCAATTCCTTCAAAGTGTTCTCTAAGCACGTCCTGTATTCTGTATAGTGCTCGTACAATCCGCCATCCATGGCTACAACCGTCTTCTCTAGACCACCTTGCCGAGGCGTATCCCTTCCCATCTTTTTCAAGATGCCCAATACACCCGCAGCTGCAAGCCTTGCCCCACGTGTCGCAACGATGTTGCACAGCTCAATGACTAATCTCCTTGTCTTTAAGGAGGTATTAGATATCTAAATGACAGAATAAAGAAAAGTGTGAATTCATGTTTGGTGATATGAAAATATATGATCAAGTAAAAGTTATAGCAAAATTTAAAGTATTCGTTGATGGAGAACAAATATCAATAAATCTCAAATCTCTTTTTCCATATCCCAAGAAAAAAATCCGTTGTGTGGATAATTCTATGATCTTACGGATTTTGAATCAGGAAATATTATAACAATTCAAGAAAGCTATCTTAAACCTTCAAATGTTCTTTCTTTCCATCTTGCGCAAGAGTTTTTTCCCCTTCATTTTTGTTCAGAGCTTAAAAGATAACCTATACAAAAGAATGTATCAAACATATTTTTTGCAAATATACAAATTATAATGGAGATTATTTTCTtccgaaagctttaagttgggtgCTTTAAAAGTTAGTTTCAGTTGTCTTCTGCAGTTATTGATTTTTTACGACAAAGCACTTTTGTCAGATAATTTTGTTCTAAACATATATCAATTTGTAGGTTGGCGCTATCTTAGAGGCTAGAACTCCTAGGCAATTACCGCAAAGAAAAGTTTCCATTTGATTCATCACTATCTGATACTTCTGTTTTTTTCTCACAGCAAAGAAAATCTATCCATTATTCAAATCTTTTCAGCCTTTGTTCCAATGCGAGTGACAGAAGATGTGGTATAGTTCTCCTGAGAGTTATTCTACAAGGCAAAATAATAGTATATTCCATACCCCTGAGCAATAGGAAACACAAAAGTGCCAATTTGTTTTACACTGTATTTTTCATGAATGGGTAAATATAAACTAATGAAAGGCAACTTTGTTTTAATTTAAGTAAGAGTTGAATAGCAATAATATTTACCTCTAAAATATCCTTCAGCTTGTCACCAACCACTCTCAGATCAGAGGATGCGTCATGATGCATCGCAGACATATCAGGTGTCCTGCATATTGTTTTACATTTTTATCACTGGAGCTGTTTGTATGTGCACAAACAAACACAACAGACGCTTTCAAGGATTCAAGGAAACTAGAAAGGCATGAGAAGCAAGTGAATTAGAAACTAAAGTTAACTGAAGGATTTCTAAATCGGTCTTAGCTCTGGCATATTTCACCCACCTTACTCATTAGTATCCAGACATGTTGTAGAGAGTAAGTGACATTGACTTGCAAGGCTTTTATCTAATTACAATCAAATTACAAGTTCCAACACATCAGTCCATTATAGGTGAAAAAGGATTTCCCAAGCTAGCACTAAATATAGCCCTTGTGCTCTGTACAGCCTCTAGGGAACTTCGAAAAGCCAAGAAAGGAGTGATAAGCTCCTTAAGCATGAAGGAAATGAATACTACGAAGCACAAGTCATGTTATAATTTACCAAGAGAACTAGTGAAGATCAGCTCTTTAGGTATTTAATAATGCAATTTGCATTAGAGGATAATTAACCGACAATTCTGAAGCTACAAAGAAGTACCTCAATACAAATGGACTCTTGAGCTTTGGAGGGACCTCATCACCAAAAATGCCAGCTTCTTCGGCCACCCTGAGTAGAACTCTGCGTAAAATTTCTCCCAAGTACATGCCAGAAGTCATCTTCTCAAATATCTGTTAGGATGAACAGAAATATACTTCAGATACATCTAATTAATCGCAACATAAAACTACAAGTTATAAGAGCAGACAAACAATCACCTGATCACCAGGATTCAAACTATTAGTATCCAACGCATGATCATACTGTGTCAAGGGAAGATGGGATGACCTAAAATTACCCCATTCCATGTTGATAACCTAGAAAGAAACACAGGATGCATTTAGCAACTATTCCTGCTGCAGTATCGGAGAGAAAAGAAGATCAATAGTCACTGAACAGATCCTAACCATTTCACCAGATTTTGGCACAGGACCATGCCACTTTGGAATCGCCTGCACCCGTTCCACATAGGCTGCATTGGTCCCTGTACCTAAGATAACAGCAACAGCTACGTCGTTGTGTGTATATTTACCACCAGCCAACGTCCCAACAGTATCATTCACCTTCCATTAAAACATAAGTCAAAATCAATACTTTACAACTAAGCAGCACTAACATGCTTTTCTGATAAGAAGTACTATCAAAATCTTTTTTCCTCACACACAATTTAAATAGAATAATATTCCTCCGTGGCACCAGATAAACTCACCAAAGCTGAGACCCGCATATCAACTCCTTTTCTTTTCATAGCTTTTGCGAGTTCTCCAACAACATCTTGGCCAACCTATGTCCATGCAATTACCATAAGCTTAGCTCTGCAGTTTGTTAAATCTAATACTTTTTCTCAGCATATAATTATCAGGTTTCATAATGGTTGTTAATTTTAACATAAACTGCTGCAACTTACATGATGATTCTACTCCTTTTGTATTGGAAACAATTGAGTACCATTCATTTGACATTAAGTTATATGTTGTTGTCTATAGCAGGAGTATAATATATCCAGTGGAAGCATATTTGATGCGGCACTTGTTGATTATATCCACTAACCAAATGAGGGACTTAATCTTTGAATAGAGAATATATAGAACAAGAAAACTATACTCGCTCTTCCATTTAGTATTGTCAAAAGCTAAAATCATAGAAAAGCACCAAGATCTGTTGGAACTTTATGCGCAACGGGCATTTTAAGTGCCCGGTTTagcaatgtgtgtgtgtgtatctaTGTATTTATAGACACACGCACACACTTATacacacaaaagaaaaaataacaatGAACACAAAGGAAATGTTATGGAACTGGAATTTCCAGTTAAGTGAAACATCAACTGAACAAAAATATACTGTTTTGAAGTTTCTGATTCAGATGGAAAGATGCAATCTTAAGTTTCTCATCTAGATTTAGTGACTAGCTTTTTCATACTACATTTAATAGTGCTCCCATTGAAGCCGTCTAAGCAAGGAAAGGGCCAAACTTTCATTGCACCCAACATTTAGCGCTTATCCGTGCCTTTAATAACACTGCTTCCATAAATGGGGGAAGAAATCTTAAAATTTGTAGTATCAAAGTTTTCTTTCAGGCCAATCATATCTTAGCGTCTAAACCTAACACATAATTTGAAAAGTAAATCAGTAGGGAAAACCATTCATTTTATCTTATCTTCAGAACTAGTAGAAATACTGAAACTAAATTGGAAAGAACACAACCAAGCTGCAGAGAGTGGATGGCTAGAAAAAAGCGTGGCACGAATCACTAAAGGTTAATATGGATATATTGACTCTACAAGGAACTGTGATAAACAGGAAATGCAAAGTAGTGATGGCAATGGATACCGCATCATCAATGGAGAAGCCCTTTGTCCACCTCATAATAGTCCCAGAGTTGATTGAAGTC
Encoded proteins:
- the LOC104100898 gene encoding hexokinase-1; protein product: MKKATVGAAVIGAATVCAVAALIVNHRMRKSSKWARAMAILREFEEKCGTPDAKLKQVADAMTVEMHAGLASEGGSKLKMLITYVDNLPTGDEAGVFYALDLGGTNFRVLRVQLGGKDGGIVHQEFAEASIPPNLMVGTSEALFDYIAAELAKFVNEEGEKFQQPPGKQRELGFTFSFPVMQTSINSGTIMRWTKGFSIDDAVGQDVVGELAKAMKRKGVDMRVSALVNDTVGTLAGGKYTHNDVAVAVILGTGTNAAYVERVQAIPKWHGPVPKSGEMVINMEWGNFRSSHLPLTQYDHALDTNSLNPGDQIFEKMTSGMYLGEILRRVLLRVAEEAGIFGDEVPPKLKSPFVLRTPDMSAMHHDASSDLRVVGDKLKDILEISNTSLKTRRLVIELCNIVATRGARLAAAGVLGILKKMGRDTPRQGGLEKTVVAMDGGLYEHYTEYRTCLENTLKELLGDELATSIVFEHSNDGSGIGAALLAASNSMYLEDKS